The Bos indicus x Bos taurus breed Angus x Brahman F1 hybrid chromosome 11, Bos_hybrid_MaternalHap_v2.0, whole genome shotgun sequence genome includes a region encoding these proteins:
- the SPACA9 gene encoding sperm acrosome-associated protein 9: MMNEVKESLRSVEQKYKIFQQQQFTFIGALEHCRENAHDKIRPISSIGQVQSYMEHHCSNSTDRRILLMFLDICSELSKLCQHFEALHAGTPVTNNLLEKCKTLVSQSNDLSSLRAKYPHDVVNHLSCDEARNHYGGVVSLIPIILDLMKEWVAHSEKLPRKALQQVSEPQAATRATAHAPQASGTQPQLRKQNCGQLIQNIPKPGGKDQGSSKPPWRPPGGKL; the protein is encoded by the exons ATGATGAATGAAGTAAAAGAGTCCCTGCGGAGCGTGGAGCAGAAGTACAAGATCTTCCAGCAGCAGCAATTCACCTTCATCGGGGCCCTGGAGCACTGCAGGGAGAACGCCCACGACAAGATCCGGCCCATCTCCAGCATCGGGCAG GTGCAGAGCTACATGGAGCACCACTGCAGCAACTCCACAGACAGGCGCATCCTGCTCATGTTCCTGGACATCTGCTCGGAGCTCAGCAAGCTCTGCCAGCACTTCGAGGCCCTGCACGCTGGCACCCCCGTCACCAACAACCTCCTCGAGAAATGCAAGACCCTCGTGAGCCAAAGCAATGACCTGAGCAGCCTGCGAGCCAA ATACCCCCACGACGTGGTGAACCACCTCAGCTGTGACGAGGCCCGGAACCACTACGGAGGTGTGGTCAGCCTCATCCCCATCATCCTAGACCTGATGAAAGAGTGGGTCGCCCACTCGGAGAAGCTGCCCCGCAAAGCGCTGCAGCAAGTGAGTGAGCCCCAGGCAGCCACGCGGGCCACCGCGCACGCTCCCCAGGCCTCCGGCACCCAGCCCCAGCTTCGGAAACAAAATTGTGGGCAACTGATACAGAACATCCCCAAACCTGGGGGGAAAGACCAAGGAAGTTCAAAACCACCCTGGAGACCACCTGGTGGGAAACTGTAG